CAGCCCGCGGTTGTCCACCGGTCCCGGGTACACGCTCTGCTCGCCCATCTGGTACTTGTCCCAGCTGTCGAAGCCCACATACTTCTTCCACTGCTTGAACCAGTGACTGTCCACCAGATACCtgcaggaagtgacatcatatcAACACTGACTGACCGATCGTCTGATTCGCGTGATCTCTAATGACAGCTCGTGTTCCTCACAGAGCGCGTGTCTGACGCGACTCATCATCGCGCGCGTCTCACCAGGTGTCTGCTCTGCGCAGCGGCGTCTTCAGGAGCGTCGCGATCTCTCCTCTCTGCGTCTCCACATCCGCCGCGCCGCCTTCCGCCATCTTCACTCGAGCACTGCATGCTGGGAAGAGCCGCTGGCGTCACCACGCACGCCGCCGCATCTGTGTGACGTCACGACGCCTCTGAACCGGAGGAGCGTTGTGAgcataatgtttaatttaataattgtgaACCTAAAGAAGAGCTTTCCAACATGTAGTGTTATTAAAACTTACACGATTAAACAGTGTTTATGTGAGGAAACACGTCATCTTAAAGTGacatcttttttttgtttgtttttcttttctttttattttaattgacaTATAAAGACAAATATTACAGTTCAAAGAATTTAACAACAATAGAATTAAGCAAACACAAAAGCAGTAAGGAAACAAacgaaaaaataaataattatatgaacaatggagaaaacaaaaaaacaaacaaacgaaaaaaaaacCTATGAGTCAGAGGTAATATAACTTAAATTATattgaaaaaaagaagagaagggtcccttttttttttcttctttgaacATCATAAAAAGGCATAAATATTATACTTTGTGCACAACGAATTGGACTTTAGGGCTTTGACATTGCTGGAAGAGGAAATAGTGCCcaaataacatttcaaatcttgacagaaaataataaaaagaggtTTAAGAGACAAAAATTTACACTTATGTATAAACAACTTGGCaagaaaaataaattgattTATAAGAAAATACTTGTCTTTTAGATTTTTACCAAAGTTATATAAAGTTATATAATCCAAATAATACATCCTTAAAAgatgcaaaataaacaaaataaacaaaatttcttCCAAAAAATAGCTACATCTTCTGCCCCAGTAAAAGACTGCGGTCAAGCCAGCCGCGGTTTGAAAATACACGGTCAAGCCAgccgccaaaaaaaaaaaaagtgtgcgcGCCTTACTATAAATACGGTAATTTCAGGAACAGCAGAGAGAGAACGCGCTTTCAGAGCGCTTGAGTTGTccatgtctatctatctatctatctacatttctttctttctttctttctttctttctttctttctttctttctttctaatatATCTACCTTTTTCTTTCGATTATCCAtctctttcctttttctttctaatgtttctttctcttactatatctttcttttttctaatatatctctttcttttgttctttctaATGTCTTTCTAATatttctttctatatatatatatatatatatatatatatatatatatatatatatatatatatatatatacacagtacagtccaaaagtttggaaccactaagatttttaatgttttttagcatattagaatgatttctgaaggatcatgtgacactgaagactggagtaacgatgctgaaaatgcagctttgatcacaggaataaattactttgtcaaatatattcaaatagaaaacagttattttaaattgtaataatatttcacaatattactgttttctactgtatttttaattaaataaatgtagccttggtgagcagacgaaacttcttttaaaaacattaaaaatcttagtggttccaaacttttggactgtactgtgtgtatacctatacggtaacactttacttgaaggggtgtgcataagactgacatgacaccttcataatcttgacatgacacttGTCATGAagatgaaggaggttttatgaatgtttatgacaactgtcattaagtgtcattcgctcaattatgtcatttttaatgcaaagatgacattgtttgagatgtccgagttatgacaacttgacataaaccaacacatcataacctgtcagtgtctttgtcatgacaacttgacattatttagctttatgggttaacattgcattaaactgtcatgtggttggttttgacattggctgtcatgaggccattataatagtgtcatgaatatctatcttgagctcaagtagagtggtacaaattgaacttgtcattaaaatgtcattaagtgacaatactctgacaaataattttataacagagtcatgactatttttcatttcatgttttgttttttttgttattttttttttaagtttcctccaacagaaggtcagataatagacaatttaaattttcttaaaaaagatgatactgttataaaataatggtaacactttattttagggtcttttaactagttgcttattactattagcattcatatggctaaaatattggctatttattagtacttataaagcacatattaatgccttattctgcatgatcttattctacattcttaatcctacccaatacctaaacctaacaattaactataataagcagtaaattaagagtttattgagggaaaagtcatagttaatcgtttatatatgtgttccctatactgaagtgttgccaaaataatgtaaagtaatgttaacccataaagctaagcagttttttaagtttgataattaatctgttatgtcatgtttatgacaggttatgatgttttgctaatgtcaagttgtcatgacaaagacactgacaggttatgatgtgttggtttatgtcaagttgtcgtaacaaagacatctcaaacaatgtcgtctttgcattaaaaatgacataattgagcgaatgacatttaatgacagttgtcataaacattcataaaacctccttcatattcatgacacgtgtcatgtcagtcttatgcacaccccttcaagtaaagtgttaccgtataGGTATATTTGTGTTACTGTCTTACTACATAAGGATTACTGTCTGAttaggcctataaacacctcatttcaaataagtagaaaataccaatggtctgtttctataggggatatcccatagagtatgcatacctcataaaTATCgcttttactgcagcatttgggagatatgccacattattcgacttcaaaggtctataaagacctcatttcaaataagtagaaaaaaagaatGGTCTGtgtctataggggacatcccatagagtatgcatacctcaaatgaaactgtttttactgcaggATTTTGGAAATATGCCATATTATTTGACTTCAGAGTCCTATAAACACctaatttcaaatatatataaaaaaaacaatggtctGCTTTTATAGGGATGTATGCATACCTCACATCTATTATTTGTCATTGTTCTATTTTATACACTTATAAAAACCTCATTTctaataagtagaaaaaaactaatggttctgtaagacttgattttcagttttagacaaaaactgagatcaagcaccctgcaataaagcaatacaACTCAGAGAGTTAGCTTTAGTTAGCAAGTTAGCCTTGCCCTAAACTGTCCTCACACGTCTacaggaaacacacacacacacaagctctCCTTCCTTTCGCCCTGACACAAGTCACTGAAAGTTCTCCAAGATGTATAATGTatctgtcacgatcaccagtgagagtgccctatcagccactagagggcactccatcccggactctcATTTCCACCCATTGCATttactacattacccataacgcactCCATCCCAGACTCTTATTTCCACCTGTTACATGGACTACATATCCCAAtacacacttcccggactaaTCATCTCACGTCATTGCACTCACCTGTTTTATATTatgtcattagtgtctgtctatttatactgagttGTTTCTGTCTTTGGTGTGGTTC
Above is a genomic segment from Megalobrama amblycephala isolate DHTTF-2021 linkage group LG14, ASM1881202v1, whole genome shotgun sequence containing:
- the LOC125246200 gene encoding ubiquitin carboxyl-terminal hydrolase 15-like, encoding MAEGGAADVETQRGEIATLLKTPLRRADTWYLVDSHWFKQWKKYVGFDSWDKYQMGEQSVYPGPVDNRGLLRDGDATGIREHLIDELDYILLPADGWSRLVSWYGLTEGQEPIARKDLKLFNDV